One Pyrenophora tritici-repentis strain M4 chromosome 5, whole genome shotgun sequence DNA window includes the following coding sequences:
- a CDS encoding HLH, helix-loop-helix DNA-binding protein, whose product MNDKDPPPFGYTFSNDFFESIPSACDNNGQSILSDMENQHLDNFFSSTNPFDLLDSQPLPPALESKASAHDYNNWEDFIAPPTVHRVTSTIPDQARLQNNFHHDPHYAPSLHSNFLANTEDELQAAATLFNQAQPSYINGRSHSMHEQPHASTNFAVNCTSDFSHTGLSMTIPPHSLMNERLGVLTPSHNGQGMDPQFPPQWSTSKAPQQQQADFGPPLQKLDLKRSYTFGTDNSFNSPSGFSGLNGRPSSQVAARSSINDVEETHQHLLRAVAGIVEAPSTSPTTYTHTASSLAPGPRDDDDQSEEDVSNDEHDDRPAKKRKKSLAKGGKDTPKKAARSSKARKAVVAEESAKKKRTPAAAQKTHRENLTEEQKRNNHILSEQKRRDLIKQGYKDLNEVVPAVRGGGLSKSQVLVEAANFLEKLIEDNETYRRSAG is encoded by the exons ATGAACGACAAGGACCCGCCGCCATTTGGCT ACACCTTTTCCAATGACTTCTTCGAAAGCATTCCCTCGGCCTGCGACAACAATGGCCAGTCCATCCTCAGCGACATGGAGAACCAGCACCTCGACAATTTCTTCTCGTCGACCAATCCCTTTGACCTCCTCGATTCGCAACCCCTCCCGCCAGCCCTGGAGTCAAAGGCAAGCGCGCATGACTACAACAACTGGGAGGACTTTATAGCCCCTCCCACCGTCCACCGCGTCACCAGTACAATACCAGACCAGGCGCGCTTACAAAACAACTTCCACCACGACCCGCACTATGCGCCGTCTCTACACTCCAACTTTCTAGCAAATACAGAGGATGAACTGCAGGCAGCCGCGACGCTGTTCAATCAGGCACAGCCCTCGTACATCAACGGCCGATCACATAGCATGCATGAGCAGCCACATGCAAGTACAAACTTTGCCGTAAATTGCACTTCCGATTTTAGTCACACTGGACTGTCCATGACTATACCCCCGCACAGTCTCATGAATGAACGCCTGGGTGTCCTGACTCCGAGCCATAATGGCCAGGGCATGGATCCACAATTTCCACCGCAGTGGTCGACAAGCAAAGCGCCGCAGCAACAGCAAGCAGACTTTGGGCCGCCGCTACAAAAGCTAGATCTGAAGAGATCATATACTTTTGGCACAGACAACTCATTCAATAGTCCATCCGGCTTCTCCGGACTTAACGGCCGCCCGAGCTCACAGGTTGCGGCACGGTCTTCAATAAACGACGTGGAAGAGACGCACCAACACTTGCTGCGCGCAGTAGCAGGTATCGTTGAAGCTCCAAGTACCAGCCCTACCACATATACCCATACAGCCTCTTCACTTGCCCCTGGACcgcgcgacgacgacgatcAGTCTGAAGAAGATGTCTCCAACGACGAGCACGATGATCGGCCGGCAAAGAAGCGGAAAAAGAGTCTAGCCAAGGGCGGCAAAGACACTCCGAAAAAGGCTGCGCGCAGCAGCAAAGCCCGCAAAGCGGTCGTGGCTGAAGAAAGCGCCAAGAAGAAGCGGACGCCGGCTGCAGCACAAAAGACACACCGCGAGAACCTGACGGAAGAACAGAAGCGTAACAACCACATCTTATCTGAGCAGAAGCGTCGGGATTTAATCAAGCAGGGCTACAAAGATTTGAACGAAGTCGTGCCTGCCGTCCGCGGCGGTGGTCTCAGCAAGAGTCAAGTCCTAGTCGAGGCTGCGAATTTCCTAGAGAAACTCATCGAAGATAACGAAACCTACCGGCGATCAGCTGGGTGA
- a CDS encoding Cnl2-NKP2 multi-domain protein, whose protein sequence is MSSQEAKLLGDFLLAPAPLRDFVTLRDFTDIFPRTHRANPAVQDIYRELHRLREKEIELVRRDIADEVKRSKQLRREYARERRQLDNATVAGLDTVTLQMEEELSGSSRKKPHTLQTVHSDIEEACQSIEAQIAEIEQENNRVLAEVQDVVGALSDLRHGRFPSSASGEALGEQVLTTLGRLEAVCEKPA, encoded by the exons ATGTCCTCGCAAGAAGCTAAGCTCCTTGGTGACTTCCTCCTGGCACCCGCTCCTCTACGCGACTTTGTCACACTACGCGACTTTACCGACATCTTCCCCCGTACCCATCGTGCGAATCCGGCCGTCCAAGATATCTACCGGGAGCTCCACAGATTGCGAGAGAAGGAAATTGAACTTGTACGCCGAGATATCGCCGATGAGGTCAAGCGGTCCAAGCAATTGAGGCGCGAATATGCTCGCGAGAGACGTCAACTGGACAATGCGACCGTAGCAGGACTGGACACTGTTACGCTTCAGATGGAAGAAGAG TTGTCTGGGAGCAGTCGCAAGAAACCGCATACGCTACAAACCGTCCACTCCGACATCGAAGAGGCATGCCAGAGCATCGAGGCACAGATTGCCGAAATAGAGCAAGAAAATAATAGAGTCTTAGCTGAGGTTCAAGACGTGGTTGGCGCGCTCAGTGACCTTCGACATGGCCGGTTCCCCTCCTCAGCCAGTGGTGAGGCTCTTGGAGAACAAGTCCTGACAACCCTCGGACGACTGGAAGCTGTCTGCGAGAAGCCTGCTTGA
- a CDS encoding MRG multi-domain protein: MAPAAVPEPSFKKDEKVYCFHHELLYEAKVLELRPVEGDEKKNGFEYRVHYKGWKNTWDDWVPEDRLRKLSPENRELANNLRHEMLAAQRAARAQPAPTKKKTQGSTRGSEERQTSVTAAPRGQKRVRDNDLEKEESFQNKLAVRIYMPDRLKSLLVDDWENITRNLQLVQLPSAHPAGIILDEYQKHAIETGSRTRMERDILEEVIAGVKEYFNKCVGRLLLYRFEREQFYDIWTRTQQPTDDLAGKPLCDIYGGEHLLRLLVTMPELIAQTNMDHQAVTRLREELSQMTTWLAKDSQINTFFVPAYESPGQAYIDKVKSST; the protein is encoded by the exons ATGGCGCCAGCGGCTGTACCTGAGCCGTCGTTCAAAAAAGATGAAAAAGTGTACTGCTTTCATCACGAGCTGCTCTATGAAGCAAAAGTGCTTGAACTGAGGCCTGTTGAAGGCGATGAAAAGAAGAATGGCTTCGAGTACAGAGTGCATTACAAGGGCTGGAAGAACAC CTGGGACGATTGGGTTCCTGAAGATCGGCTTCGCAAGCTTTCGCCCGAGAATCGGGAGCTGGCTAACAACCTGAGACACGAAATGCTGGCTGCTCAACGCGCCGCACGAGCTCAACCTGCACCTACTAAGAAGAAGACTCAAGGATCAACTCGCGGCAGCGAAGAACGCCAAACTTCCGTTACTGCTGCGCCTCGTGGTCAGAAGAGGGTCCGCGACAACGACCTCGAAAAG GAAGAATCTTTCCAGAACAAGCTAGCTGTCAGGATCTACATGCCGGACAGACTGAAGAGTCTCCTGGTCGACGACTGGGAGAACATTACCAGGAACTTGCAGCTTGTGCAGCTACCTTCAGCTCACCCCGCCGGCATTATTCTTGATGAGTATCAGAAGCACGCCATCGAGACTGGAAGCCGCACTCGCATGGAGCGTGACATTCTTGAAGAGGTCATCGCAGGTGTGAAAGAGTACTTCAATAAGTGTGTCGGTCGCCTACTTTTGTACCGCTTTGAGCGCGAGCAGTTCTATGACATTTGGACGCGTACTCAACAACCTACCGACGACCTCGCTGGCAAGCCACTTTGTGACATCTACGGTGGCGAGCATCTCCTACGTCTTCTAG TCACCATGCCTGAGCTCATTGCGCAAACCAACATGGACCACCAGGCAGTCACGCGCTTGCGCGAGGAACTTAGTCAGATGACTACCTGGCTGGCCAAGGACTCTCAGATCAACACTTTCTTTGTGCCCGCTTATGAGAGCCCGGGACAGGCGTACATTGACAAGGTCAAGTCTAGCACCTAG
- a CDS encoding Udk, Uridine kinase encodes MSRPLLVGISGPSSSGKTTLSRLLRDIFPPSKLFILHLDDFYKTDADIPVKNGVQDWDCIESINLPQLKSALQHIKERGKSPEWLVSREDQNSVGEHYVPEAEIQRLRDEVRTWLQGKPEWEGRRICIVDGFLLFSEDMKDIRELFDVKLFLRTSYETAKRRREARSGYVTLEGFWQDPPGYVDNIVWPNYVQDHRFLFKHGDVDGELDPNVCQNVGIHGMPKEAEGDMTRCLNWAAGVLESVIKGSR; translated from the coding sequence ATGTCTCGACCTCTCCTCGTCGGCATATCTGGACCCTCTTCCTCGGGCAAAACAACCCTCTCCCGGCTCCTGCGCGACATATTCCCCCCCTCCAAGCTCTTCATCCTTCACCTAGATGACTTCTACAAGACCGACGCCGACATTCCCGTCAAAAATGGTGTCCAGGACTGGGACTGCATAGAATCAATCAATCTCCCGCAGCTCAAGTCCGCCCTGCAGCATATCAAAGAGCGGGGCAAGAGCCCAGAATGGCTCGTGAGCCGAGAGGACCAAAATAGCGTGGGCGAGCACTACGTTCCGGAAGCTGAGATCCAGAGACTGAGGGATGAGGTGCGCACATGGCTTCAAGGGAAGCCGGAGTGGGAGGGCCGACGCATTTGCATCGTTGATGgctttcttctcttctccGAGGATATGAAGGATATTCGCGAGCTGTTTGATGTTAAACTCTTCCTACGCACCAGTTACGAGACAGCAAAGCGGAGACGAGAGGCAAGAAGCGGCTACGTGACGTTAGAAGGCTTCTGGCAAGACCCTCCAGGCTACGTAGATAATATTGTGTGGCCAAACTATGTCCAGGATCATAGGTTTTTGTTCAAACATGGCGACGTGGACGGCGAGTTGGATCCAAATGTCTGTCAAAACGTGGGTATACATGGTATGCCAAAGGAGGCAGAGGGCGACATGACGAGGTGCCTGAACTGGGCAGCTGGTGTATTGGAAAGCGTTATCAAAGGCTCACGATAG
- a CDS encoding DUF1741 domain containing protein, which produces MTDFVATLDTAIRGGRSISVRLRAVRATLSIAAAGFQTALPSYFTHRDLFPSLMKYIQDCDNSTDVLPALYLLGLLTNYNKFEFQNPYRLRLDDFVNDEIIQDMVACFGNTCIKLRDAYVAVQDDMPEGWTLGSTLSYIGLGALAPTSRPTTPQPAAEDAKSLFATLPGPEIGLLLSTYDFANANKVFCFNLVKFGLENKSQPTPLSAYLSLTSYMFQHAHRSTRAALYTYLSLFVLQILVEDPMLVKRLCSDETKLSVRLCRQRQPYLPIVRGERVPAAIILDMVSDGISHNLRRRLDVDFYTLCLGVLLRLLSYLSRAKVRIAYHWSEMWRTLLSFVRFLTTYESDIKANYKANSMVNVLVNLLAFALSSGENFLPDPASYDDLFYKLVESGDILTKFRDAYGLAGQSDSMQTLINVSSHYQSLLESDKAKARSKHLSPQEVNTIIKQGYETLSIDASEGLDRWEKFREADYKSLLKKIARAAVEDAKALNAEEMK; this is translated from the exons ATGACCGACTTTGTGGCCACGCTCGATACGGCTATACGAGGTGGGAGGAGTA TATCGGTGCGTCTGAGGGCTGTTCGAGCCACCCTATCCATAGCCGCCGCTGGCTTCCAGACAGCGCTTCCGTCGTACTTTACACATCGAGATCTATTCCCTTCACTTATGAAA TACATTCAAGACTGCGACAACAGTACCGATGTCCTACCCGCTCTTTACCTCCTCGGTCTTTTGACAAATTACAACAAGTTCGAATTCCAAAATCCGTATAGACTACGGCTAGATGATTTTGTCAACGATGAAATCATACAAGACATGGTCGCGTGCTTTGGGAATACCTGTATAAAGCTACGGGATGCATACGTGGCTGTTCAAGACGACATGCCCGAAGGCTGGACGCTGGGATCAACATTGAGCTACATAGGTTTGGGCGCCCTTGCCCCGACTTCTCGCCCAACTACGCCCCAACCAGCGGCTGAAGATGCAAAGTCATTATTTGCTACTTT ACCCGGTCCTGAAATTGGCCTTCTACTCTCCACGTACGACTTTGCCAATGCCAATAAAGTCTTCTGCTTCAACCTGGTCAAATTTGGATTAGAAAACAAGAGCCAGCCAACGCCCCTCAGCGCCTATCTTTCCTTGACTTCTTACATGTTCCAGCATGCCCATCGGTCTACAAGAGCTGCATTGTACACATATCTCAGTCTCTTTGTACTACAAATACTTGTTGAAGATCCGATGCTCGTCAAGCGTCTTTGCAGTGACGAGACGAAGCTTTCGGTGCGCTTATGTCGCCAGAGACAACCGTATCTCCCTATTGTGCGGGGTGAAAGAGTTCCTGCGGCTATAATTCTGGATATGGTGTCTGATGGCATCAGCCATAACCTACGGAGGCGGTTAGACGTCGACTTTTACAC TCTCTGTCTAGGCGTCCTCTTACGACTACTTTCGTATCTCAGTAGAGCCAAAGTCCGCATCGCATACCACTGGTCAGAAATGTGGCGGACTCTGCTATCTTTCGTCCGCTTCCTCACTACCTACGAGAGCGATATCAAAGCAAACTACAAAGCAAACAGTATGGTCAACGTCCTCGTCAATCTCCTCGCCTTTGCTCTTTCCAGCGGCGAAAACTTCCTCCCTGATCCCGCCTCATACGACGACCTGTTTTACAAACTCGTCGAGAGCGGCGATATCCTGACAAAGTTCCGAGACGCATATGGATTGGCTGGCCAGTCTGATTCGATGCAGACACTCATTAATGTGTCTTCGCATTACCAGTCCCTTCTCGAAAGCGACAAGGCAAAGGCGCGAAGCAAACATTTGAGTCCGCAGGAGGTTAACACTATCATCAAACAGGGGTATGAAACGCTTTCTATCGATGCGAGTGAGGGGCTGGATCGGTGGGAGAAGTTTCGAGAGGCTGATTACAAGTCGCTACTAAAGAAGATTGCGAGGGCTGCGGTGGAGGATGCCAAGGCGTTGAATGCGGAAGAGATGAAATAA